A region from the Colius striatus isolate bColStr4 chromosome 12, bColStr4.1.hap1, whole genome shotgun sequence genome encodes:
- the MSL2 gene encoding E3 ubiquitin-protein ligase MSL2, producing MNPVNATALYVSASRLVLNYDPGDPQSFTEINKLLPYFRQSLSCCVCGNLLQDPIAPTNSTCQHYVCKSCKGKKMMMKPSCSWCKDYEQFEENKQLSILVNCYKKLCEYITQTPLARDIIQAVDCSADLLALLKDGSPLHEETEKPSDTALALCLTHSPVPSTSELTADPPASFTAIPESTHNIDIRGSVINGLPNCNGLSVDKLGVNISSPEHTNTIDVCSTGEYIKTEDLSGSLQPVCDTVSTSDLCTTGIDICGFSEDIKPGGSLLLSVEEVLRSLETVSNTEVCDSNLQPSLEANMTNGPFLQLSPPPLSHNIFMPTDASPHGISCTAATPKVVKLNRKRSRSESDSEKVQPLPISSIICGPTLGASAPVTVKQENKLSLQPIATVPNGGTAPKISKTVLLSNKSMKKNLEHAPKKSHPKAKPGVLKTKDKAKEKVPSSNVMPGSPTKTVYKKPQEKKGCKCGRATQNPSVLTCRGQRCPCYSNRKACLDCICRGCQNSYMANGEKKLEAFAVPEKALEQTRLTLGINVTSIAVRNASTSTSVINVTGSPVTTFLAASTHDDKSLDEAIDMRYDC from the coding sequence gaaattTGCTACAAGACCCTATTGCTCCTACCAACTCCACGTGTCAGCATTATGTCTGCAAAAGCTGTAAAGGCaagaagatgatgatgaaaCCGTCATGTAGCTGGTGCAAGGACTACGAACAGTTTGAGGAGAATAAGCAGTTAAGCATCTTGGTGAACTGCTATAAGAAACTCTGCGAGTACATAACGCAAACTCCACTGGCCCGAGATATTATCCAAGCAGTTGACTGCTCTGCAGATCTTTTGGCTTTGCTCAAAGATGGATCACCACTCCACgaagagacagaaaaacctTCTGATACAGCCTTGGCTTTGTGTTTGACACATTCTCCAGTACCTTCCACCTCAGAACTCACAGCTGACCCTCCGGCTAGTTTCACAGCAATCCCTGAAAGCACACACAACATTGACATTAGAGGTTCTGTTATCAACGGGTTGCCCAATTGTAATGGGCTTTCGGTAGATAAACTCGGAGTGAATATTTCTTCTCCCGAGCACACAAACACAATTGATGTCTGTAGTACTGGAGAGTACATAAAAACTGAAGATCTCTCGGGCAGCCTGCAGCCTGTGTGCGACACGGTTTCCACGAGTGACTTGTGCACGACAGGCATCGACATCTGCGGTTTCAGTGAAGACATAAAGCCAGGTGGCTCGTTGCTCCTCAGCGTGGAGGAAGTTCTCCGCAGCCTAGAGACCGTTTCGAACACTGAAGTCTGTGACTCCAATTTGCAGCCCAGCTTGGAAGCAAACATGACTAACGGCCCTTTCCTGCAGCTTTCTCCCCCACCTCTCAGCCATAACATTTTCATGCCCACAGACGCGTCTCCTCACGGCATCTCCTGCACGGCGGCGACGCCCAAGGTTGTCAAGTTAAACAGAAAGCGATCTCGGTCAGAAAGCGACAGCGAGAAGGTTCAGCCTCTGCCCATTTCCAGCATCATCTGCGGCCCGACGCTGGGAGCGTCGGCTCCCGTCACAgtcaaacaggaaaacaaactgtCCTTGCAGCCTATCGCGACCGTCCCCAACGGAGGCACGGCTCCCAAAATAAGCAAAACTGTGCTCCTGTCTAACAAAAGCATGAAGAAGAATCTAGAACACGCCCCTAAGAAATCCCACCCGAAAGCCAAACCGGGGGTGctcaaaacaaaagacaagGCAAAGGAGAAAGTTCCCAGCAGTAACGTCATGCCAGGAAGCCCGACAAAAACTGTGTACAAAAAGCCCCAAGAGAAGAAAGGGTGTAAATGTGGTCGTGCCACCCAAAATCCAAGTGTTCTTACGTGCCGCGGCCAGCGCTGCCCCTGCTACTCCAACCGCAAAGCCTGCCTTGACTGCATATGCCGCGGCTGCCAAAACTCCTACATGGCCAACGGGGAGAAGAAGCTGGAGGCGTTTGCAGTGCCAGAAAAGGCCCTGGAGCAGACTCGGCTGACGTTGGGCATTAATGTGACGAGCATTGCGGTGCGCAATGCCAGCACAAGCACCAGTGTAATCAATGTGACAGGGTCACCAGTAACGACGTTTTTAGCTGCCAGTACACATGACGATAAAAGTTTGGATGAAGCTATAGACATGAGATACGACTGTTga